Proteins encoded together in one Streptomyces umbrinus window:
- a CDS encoding DUF397 domain-containing protein, which yields MTRSEHNIPDASALPAWRKSSHSGGESGQCLEVTDPTAYAAWRKSSYSGGSGGSCLEVNDSALPARIPVRDSKNPAGPAVTFSAPAWTAFVTSLGRTRP from the coding sequence ATGACGCGCAGCGAGCACAACATCCCTGACGCCTCCGCGCTGCCCGCATGGCGCAAGTCCAGCCACAGCGGCGGCGAGAGCGGCCAATGCCTGGAGGTCACCGACCCCACTGCATACGCGGCTTGGCGCAAGTCCAGCTACAGCGGCGGCAGCGGCGGCTCCTGCCTGGAAGTCAACGACTCCGCCCTCCCCGCCCGCATCCCCGTCCGCGACAGCAAGAACCCGGCCGGCCCCGCCGTCACCTTCTCCGCCCCCGCCTGGACGGCCTTCGTCACTTCTCTCGGTCGAACCAGGCCGTAG
- a CDS encoding SUKH-3 domain-containing protein, with the protein MHTDRTSPSPTPTSTRFSAVVDAALRSAGWQPGRWDIKQAEIWADALRGHESPAGHRHSVFPAAVEAWAEFGGLHIPTTAPGRQIAPTPLHLDPLHGLHMARTLVDLGRALDSEVAPLGEESDTRALLAIDAEGRTYTLDHTGDWYLGATIDQALTTLVSGLEPVRLTAG; encoded by the coding sequence ATGCACACCGACCGCACCTCTCCCTCCCCCACACCGACCTCGACCCGGTTCTCCGCCGTGGTCGACGCCGCGCTGCGCTCCGCGGGGTGGCAGCCGGGACGCTGGGACATAAAGCAGGCCGAGATCTGGGCCGACGCCCTGCGCGGCCACGAGTCGCCGGCCGGTCACCGCCACTCCGTGTTCCCGGCGGCGGTCGAGGCCTGGGCGGAGTTCGGCGGTCTGCACATCCCGACCACGGCCCCGGGCCGCCAGATCGCCCCGACGCCTCTGCACCTGGACCCCCTGCACGGCCTCCACATGGCCCGTACGCTCGTGGACCTGGGCAGAGCCCTGGACAGCGAAGTGGCCCCGCTGGGCGAGGAGTCCGACACCAGAGCCCTGCTCGCCATCGACGCGGAGGGCCGCACCTACACCCTCGATCACACGGGCGACTGGTACCTGGGCGCGACGATCGACCAGGCCCTGACCACACTTGTCTCGGGCCTGGAACCGGTACGCCTGACGGCCGGCTGA
- a CDS encoding SMI1/KNR4 family protein has protein sequence MTTGRLGQQAAPPNAAYAGQVVHFPDPVRAARHPRGVRVDDRGYPDFSFYARAAAEIAEPPEGFGVDELRLTDYVSANAAMAADGHDLWDTIPPVATPHGWTWHHVPGTRRLELVPVEVKALLRHHGGLATAAVDQNKRGTRPLQETRPAHFGLPKAAVAVTEQEVLGVEEDLGYRLPGAYRSFLKAAGGCAPMGAALDAELGLLVDQPFFTVRDEAAVNDLVYVNKCLRDHLTKDYLGVGFVQGGLLAVKVKGDSVGSVWFCAYDDARDQDLWAPPERVQRLLLPCGDDFDQFLARLAGNPPELETVANLMVDGGFARAVSVSAVSSVGE, from the coding sequence ATGACGACAGGTCGGCTCGGGCAACAAGCCGCGCCGCCGAACGCGGCCTACGCCGGGCAGGTCGTGCACTTCCCGGACCCGGTCCGGGCGGCGCGTCACCCGAGAGGTGTACGTGTCGACGACCGCGGCTATCCCGACTTCTCGTTCTATGCACGTGCCGCTGCGGAGATCGCCGAGCCGCCCGAGGGGTTCGGGGTCGACGAACTTCGGCTGACGGACTACGTGTCCGCGAACGCGGCCATGGCCGCGGACGGTCATGACCTGTGGGACACCATCCCGCCCGTCGCCACTCCGCACGGCTGGACCTGGCACCACGTGCCGGGGACCCGGCGGCTGGAGCTGGTGCCGGTCGAGGTGAAGGCGCTTCTGCGCCACCACGGCGGACTTGCCACCGCGGCCGTCGACCAGAACAAGCGCGGGACCCGGCCCCTGCAGGAGACGCGGCCCGCGCACTTCGGGCTGCCCAAGGCCGCCGTCGCGGTGACCGAGCAGGAGGTGCTGGGCGTCGAGGAGGACCTCGGGTACCGGCTGCCCGGCGCGTACCGGTCGTTCCTGAAGGCCGCCGGCGGGTGCGCCCCGATGGGTGCCGCGCTCGACGCCGAGCTGGGACTGCTGGTCGACCAGCCGTTCTTCACCGTGCGCGACGAGGCCGCCGTCAACGACCTCGTGTACGTCAACAAATGTCTGCGGGACCACCTCACCAAGGACTATCTGGGCGTCGGCTTCGTCCAGGGCGGTCTGCTCGCCGTGAAGGTCAAGGGCGACAGCGTCGGGTCCGTGTGGTTCTGCGCGTACGACGACGCCCGTGACCAGGACCTGTGGGCGCCCCCGGAGCGTGTGCAGCGGCTGCTGCTGCCCTGTGGGGACGACTTCGACCAGTTCCTGGCCCGGCTCGCGGGCAATCCGCCGGAGCTGGAGACCGTGGCGAATCTGATGGTGGACGGTGGATTCGCGCGGGCTGTGTCGGTGTCCGCGGTGTCTTCGGTGGGGGAGTGA
- a CDS encoding YwqJ-related putative deaminase gives MNSTQTGRSGDPRVGWSNTDAPVTPTLLHRRDGILPTIAAALSVRGATLTGTAGRGDQPPPLHPLVRDFLDTLTSGQRDRFTGRCAEVILISRHITAVDADRSKRAARKPMTNGEARKSLKQAKLTARRIREDGDPLHGSFAPPCRSCTALSAHFGVRIVDPTAPRD, from the coding sequence ATGAACTCAACGCAGACAGGCAGGTCTGGTGACCCCAGAGTGGGCTGGAGCAACACCGACGCTCCCGTCACGCCCACACTCCTCCACCGCCGTGACGGCATACTTCCGACCATCGCCGCCGCCCTGTCCGTACGGGGCGCGACGCTCACCGGCACCGCGGGCCGGGGCGACCAGCCGCCGCCGCTCCACCCGCTCGTCCGGGACTTCCTGGACACACTGACGAGCGGACAGCGCGACCGCTTCACCGGTCGCTGCGCCGAAGTGATCCTCATCTCCCGCCACATCACGGCGGTGGACGCGGACCGTTCCAAACGGGCCGCCCGCAAACCCATGACCAACGGAGAGGCCCGCAAGTCCCTCAAGCAGGCCAAACTCACCGCCCGCCGCATCCGCGAGGACGGCGACCCGCTGCACGGCAGTTTCGCGCCGCCCTGCCGCTCCTGCACCGCGCTCAGCGCCCACTTCGGCGTACGCATCGTCGACCCGACGGCACCACGGGACTGA
- a CDS encoding DUF7674 family protein gives MRDDIRFLEELVAAVPEFGELYEIHVENNGEPLPHVFFGLDVTPAVVDSYLGKDPEATDWRATLEFLERQLGRGIPDVTEVIVTSFLYQLPYKNEPGHGVVEHLGPLLSAKYRELRPSG, from the coding sequence ATGAGAGACGACATCCGTTTTCTGGAGGAACTCGTCGCCGCCGTCCCCGAGTTCGGCGAGCTCTACGAGATCCACGTCGAGAACAACGGCGAGCCGCTGCCGCACGTCTTCTTCGGTCTCGACGTGACACCGGCCGTCGTCGACTCCTACCTCGGCAAGGACCCCGAGGCGACCGACTGGCGCGCCACGCTGGAGTTCCTGGAGCGGCAGCTGGGACGCGGGATCCCCGACGTCACCGAAGTGATCGTGACGTCCTTCCTGTACCAACTGCCCTACAAGAACGAACCGGGACACGGAGTCGTCGAACACCTCGGCCCGCTGCTGTCCGCGAAGTACCGCGAGCTGCGGCCCTCGGGTTGA
- a CDS encoding helix-turn-helix domain-containing protein has translation MAIEDNPQSRVKYGEELRRLREAADLTQEELSQRAVMSRTHIAHIEAGRRRPDVDDARRLDQVLGTGGFFVRFLPTLDGRKVAEHFKEALEFEGKALAISEFAPTLVPGILQTEPYAHEVLTSSYPPKSDEERDKLLSTRLQRARILDDFRSPEVCALLDEAVLRRHVGGPAVMCEQLRHISMLGQRRRIRVHVLPFSAGAHTLLEGFLSLMWFEDLPPVAYAEGVNNGRLLELPSVVRECQVIYDRALGDALSHRKSLDLIRSVAEDYEHDAQRAQHP, from the coding sequence ATGGCGATCGAGGACAATCCGCAGTCTCGGGTGAAGTACGGCGAGGAATTGCGGCGACTCCGGGAGGCGGCGGACCTCACGCAGGAGGAGCTGAGCCAGCGGGCGGTGATGTCACGCACGCACATCGCCCACATCGAGGCGGGGCGGCGACGGCCGGACGTGGATGATGCGCGGCGGCTGGATCAGGTGCTGGGCACGGGTGGGTTCTTCGTACGGTTTCTGCCGACGCTGGATGGCAGGAAGGTGGCGGAACACTTCAAGGAGGCGCTGGAATTCGAGGGAAAGGCTCTGGCAATCAGCGAGTTCGCCCCCACGCTGGTGCCGGGCATCCTCCAGACCGAGCCGTACGCACACGAGGTGCTCACTTCCAGCTATCCGCCGAAGAGCGACGAGGAGCGTGACAAGCTCCTCAGCACACGCCTCCAACGCGCGCGCATCCTCGACGACTTCCGTTCACCCGAGGTGTGCGCACTCCTCGACGAGGCGGTGCTCCGTCGCCACGTAGGCGGTCCGGCTGTGATGTGCGAACAGCTTCGTCACATCTCGATGTTGGGCCAGCGCCGCCGCATCCGAGTACATGTGCTCCCGTTCTCGGCCGGGGCTCACACACTGCTGGAAGGCTTCCTCTCCCTCATGTGGTTCGAGGATCTGCCACCCGTTGCCTACGCGGAGGGCGTGAACAACGGGAGGCTCTTGGAACTTCCGTCCGTGGTACGCGAGTGCCAGGTGATCTACGATCGGGCGCTGGGCGACGCGTTGTCGCACCGTAAATCCCTGGATCTCATCAGGTCCGTCGCGGAGGATTACGAGCATGACGCGCAGCGAGCACAACATCCCTGA
- a CDS encoding DUF485 domain-containing protein → MSYDSSPSYPVPPHHPSHNSSPSYSTYPTQPTYPWAPQQPEPEPARQPNRHRHTALGHHSDLRVLRTAYRWQRRVATLTALGYFTLFLVLSAWAPSFMTREVADGLPLGLMLGLFQVPVTCVAIALYEYTARRGVDPIAERLRKQAELDTKRAEAGR, encoded by the coding sequence ATGTCTTACGACTCGTCCCCGTCGTACCCCGTTCCACCGCACCATCCGTCCCACAACTCGTCACCGTCCTACTCGACGTACCCGACGCAACCGACGTATCCGTGGGCTCCGCAACAGCCGGAGCCCGAACCCGCGCGGCAGCCGAACCGGCATCGCCACACCGCTCTCGGGCACCACAGCGACCTGCGGGTGCTGCGCACCGCGTACCGCTGGCAGCGGCGCGTGGCGACGCTGACCGCGCTCGGCTACTTCACGCTGTTCCTCGTCCTGTCCGCGTGGGCGCCGTCGTTCATGACGAGGGAGGTGGCCGACGGGCTGCCCCTCGGTCTGATGCTGGGGCTCTTCCAGGTGCCCGTCACCTGCGTGGCGATCGCGCTGTACGAGTACACGGCCCGCCGGGGCGTGGACCCGATCGCCGAGCGACTACGGAAGCAGGCGGAGCTTGACACCAAGCGGGCGGAGGCGGGCAGGTGA
- a CDS encoding sodium/solute symporter translates to MSLVAFTVVATITLLLCVMTGPDRDDLDEFYTGYGSLSPMRNGLAIAGDYISAATVLGTGGVIAFFGYDGVVLALSTALSLMLLMFLLAEPLRNAGRFTMGDALARRMPGRAVRITACAATLAALLPLMLVQLAGTGDLLAFILGFSSEGLKTGCIIGLGALMISYAAIGGMKGTALIQILKIVMLLGSGAVIAVLILNKFDWNLGGLFGQAARSSGAGSAFLSSGLQFAGGPNPRLDMISSELTVVLGGACLPHITMRMYTAGSARQVRRSMSWAVPAVALFVLIITVVGFGATALIGREAIAAEDPQGNTAYLLGARAAFGADVSTAETLLFTTVTAAIFLTVLASVAGMILACANSLAHDVFAHGRKQLSPRREMTLARASAAAVGIPAILLATLVQHHSLQPLVTLSFCLGASAIAPALVYSLFWRRYTRAGLMCTLIGGSVSTLVLMTGTNLVSGSPISAFPGHDFTWFPFTTTGIVSIPLGFLFGWLGTVASGRGAAEEQRKQYEAVEGWILAGAVRRD, encoded by the coding sequence ATGTCGCTCGTGGCGTTCACGGTCGTGGCGACCATCACGCTGCTGCTGTGCGTGATGACGGGCCCGGACCGGGACGACCTCGACGAGTTCTACACGGGGTACGGCTCCCTCTCCCCCATGCGCAACGGCCTGGCCATCGCGGGCGACTACATCTCCGCGGCCACCGTGCTCGGCACGGGCGGCGTGATCGCGTTCTTCGGGTACGACGGTGTCGTACTCGCCCTCAGCACGGCTCTCTCCCTCATGCTGCTGATGTTCCTGCTGGCCGAACCCCTGCGGAACGCGGGCCGGTTCACCATGGGCGACGCGCTGGCACGGCGGATGCCGGGCCGGGCGGTACGCATCACGGCGTGCGCGGCGACGCTGGCCGCGCTGCTGCCGCTGATGCTGGTCCAACTCGCCGGAACCGGCGATCTGCTGGCGTTCATCCTCGGCTTCTCCAGCGAAGGGCTGAAGACGGGCTGCATCATCGGGCTCGGCGCGCTGATGATCAGCTATGCGGCGATCGGCGGCATGAAGGGCACCGCCCTGATCCAGATCCTGAAGATCGTGATGCTGCTCGGCTCGGGCGCCGTCATCGCCGTACTGATCCTGAACAAGTTCGACTGGAACCTCGGCGGCCTGTTCGGCCAGGCGGCGAGGAGCAGCGGGGCCGGGTCCGCGTTCCTGAGCTCTGGGCTGCAGTTCGCGGGCGGGCCCAACCCCCGCCTGGACATGATCAGTTCGGAGCTGACTGTGGTCCTTGGCGGGGCCTGTCTGCCGCACATCACCATGCGTATGTACACGGCGGGCAGCGCGCGTCAGGTGCGCCGTTCGATGTCCTGGGCGGTGCCGGCCGTGGCTCTGTTCGTGCTGATCATCACGGTCGTCGGGTTCGGGGCGACGGCGCTGATCGGGCGGGAGGCGATCGCGGCGGAGGACCCGCAGGGCAACACGGCGTATCTGCTGGGCGCGCGGGCCGCGTTCGGGGCGGACGTCTCGACGGCCGAAACACTGCTGTTCACCACCGTCACGGCAGCGATCTTCCTGACGGTGCTCGCCTCCGTCGCCGGGATGATCCTCGCCTGCGCCAACTCCCTTGCCCATGACGTCTTCGCGCACGGCAGGAAGCAGTTGTCGCCGCGCCGGGAGATGACGCTGGCGCGGGCGAGCGCGGCGGCGGTCGGCATCCCCGCGATTCTGCTGGCCACGCTGGTCCAGCACCACAGCCTGCAGCCGCTGGTGACGCTGTCGTTCTGCCTCGGCGCGTCCGCGATAGCGCCGGCGCTCGTCTACAGCCTGTTCTGGCGGCGGTACACCCGTGCCGGGCTGATGTGCACGCTCATCGGCGGCTCTGTGAGCACGCTCGTTCTGATGACCGGTACGAATCTGGTGTCCGGGTCGCCGATATCGGCCTTCCCCGGCCATGACTTCACCTGGTTCCCGTTCACCACGACCGGGATCGTCTCCATTCCGCTGGGGTTCCTGTTCGGCTGGCTCGGCACGGTGGCCTCCGGGCGGGGGGCGGCTGAGGAGCAGCGGAAGCAGTACGAGGCTGTGGAGGGGTGGATTCTTGCGGGGGCCGTCCGGCGGGACTGA
- a CDS encoding cellulose-binding protein: MSNASVSPHGFEAVRGRGYRPDQVEAYAAALSRGRDAAWERAARLTVLAREMEAEADRLHEVVAGLAPQTYETLGDRARRLFELGEEEAMAVSEGARRQARLVVEEAEAAAGRLRAAAGAEADAVRGEAEERVRHRLLAAQAEADEMRIAARRDVKENRGEALAALRETRRRSEALLAEQEKEHAERWERVAREAAEREAALDARHDERASRAVEELAEAERALAEAHESTRHLQEDAETRAAELLAEARLHEDRISRETERVLREHGDEWDDVSAHMTHVRNSLTALTGRATAE, from the coding sequence ATGAGCAACGCATCGGTGTCGCCTCATGGCTTCGAGGCCGTACGGGGGCGCGGTTACCGCCCCGACCAGGTCGAGGCGTACGCCGCGGCGCTCTCCCGGGGGCGCGACGCCGCCTGGGAACGGGCCGCCCGGCTGACCGTCCTGGCCAGGGAGATGGAGGCCGAGGCGGATCGGCTGCACGAGGTCGTGGCGGGGCTGGCTCCCCAGACGTACGAGACGCTCGGTGACCGTGCCAGGCGGCTCTTCGAACTGGGCGAGGAGGAGGCCATGGCCGTGAGCGAGGGTGCGCGGCGGCAGGCCCGGCTGGTCGTGGAGGAGGCCGAGGCGGCGGCCGGGCGACTGCGCGCGGCCGCGGGTGCGGAGGCCGACGCGGTGCGCGGTGAGGCCGAGGAGCGGGTCCGGCACCGGCTGCTCGCCGCGCAGGCCGAGGCCGACGAGATGCGCATCGCGGCGCGGCGTGACGTGAAGGAGAACCGCGGTGAGGCGCTCGCCGCGCTCCGCGAGACGCGGCGGCGCAGCGAGGCGCTTCTCGCAGAGCAGGAGAAGGAGCACGCCGAGCGCTGGGAGAGGGTCGCGCGCGAGGCGGCCGAACGGGAGGCGGCGCTCGACGCGCGCCACGACGAGCGGGCCTCGCGCGCGGTGGAGGAACTGGCCGAGGCCGAACGGGCCCTCGCCGAGGCCCACGAGTCCACCCGGCACCTCCAGGAGGACGCCGAGACCCGCGCCGCCGAACTCCTCGCCGAGGCACGCCTCCACGAGGACCGCATCTCGCGTGAGACGGAACGCGTCCTGCGCGAACACGGGGACGAGTGGGACGACGTGAGCGCCCACATGACCCACGTCCGCAACAGCCTCACGGCCCTGACGGGACGGGCGACGGCGGAGTAG
- a CDS encoding SUKH-4 family immunity protein: MVTFAQAQERAEEWINGDVPGYQHREVRVREFELGFVVWAEDRAEGPRSDGGAQRLVIARDSGEATLWPSLPVGEVIRRYEEEYGLPDAAPDPAPAPPARVDLNQTSFLLTPPEWLQEAADRMGIPDRRDRTSGGSSGGSSGGGSPRPSDRTPDRASDGAGSRPAAAAAASDAVPTGGSAGPAHGGAGGGGAIPETLPGPGGPGVSSAPGGGTSWPAAGGGPSGGSGVPADATPWAGTDTNAETGDDRSVPLPETVYAPQIRDVGDGGAGGRPSEPDATPEAKTSLISGGSQLPSTTVAPALGDPNPPSFPQGPGAQSGPGGPGGPGGPGAQDTPPPGAPSSYGYPQGPGAGTPPPGGPAGAPGTPPPGAPSSYGYPQGPGAGTPPPGAPGTPPPGAPGAQSAPSYGFPQGAPQPPAGPNPPQPPPGSGAGGRPLPPNAGDIADAATSKAQAPPRGARGAGAAGTPPPPGAPGTPGARPGGAAPASGPGAPGTPAGGYVPTQMVSQLGPDGPGGPGTPQPPGAPGAPGTPGGTPPGGVHHAATMLADPNQPGAPKPPGAPGTPGAPQPPGAPNNPGGTPAGGVHHAATMLAGPAVGGPGAPQPPGAPGAPGGPGAPVGPGGPGVPGAPGTPGAVHHAETMLSGPPSGGPGTAPPPQAPPGMPPGAPGMPPPGQQPFPGQPMPGRPMPGQQPPAYGYPQQGQPTVGPGYQAVLRYRAQDGSEQQLIRRSAPGTPHPEWQILHELRAMNVPPQQVLELHTELESCELPGAYCARMIRESWPQARITSIASYGTDHASRQQGMAQLLAHQGELHQVADGPARPGPVRSPLPPVQPAPPIPPEAIGQELAAAFGPGLFRFDQAAVSRQGVPPIVAHTLVVAGLPLDMNPFFWAQAQPGRPVPTLAELAQERGVQPSADAGSYLVMGSDFGKAICVQYGTAHIVAVPVEAGPGGASVPPQFVNTGLPEFARSLALLGRMWRLRFGLNQEQAGRWTVDFQAQLAALDPAALGSPESWWSVLLEQMWDGLL; the protein is encoded by the coding sequence ATGGTGACCTTCGCGCAGGCGCAGGAGCGCGCCGAAGAGTGGATCAACGGGGATGTGCCCGGCTACCAGCACCGCGAGGTGCGGGTGCGGGAGTTCGAACTCGGATTCGTGGTGTGGGCCGAGGACCGGGCCGAAGGACCGCGGTCCGACGGCGGTGCCCAGCGGCTTGTCATCGCCCGCGACAGCGGCGAGGCCACACTGTGGCCCTCGCTGCCGGTGGGCGAGGTGATCCGCCGGTACGAGGAGGAGTACGGGTTGCCGGACGCGGCACCCGATCCGGCGCCCGCGCCTCCCGCGCGCGTCGACCTCAACCAGACGTCGTTCCTGCTGACGCCGCCGGAGTGGCTCCAGGAGGCGGCGGACCGGATGGGGATTCCGGACCGGCGGGACCGGACGTCCGGTGGCTCGTCGGGCGGGTCGTCGGGCGGCGGTTCGCCCCGTCCGTCCGACAGGACTCCGGACAGGGCGTCGGACGGGGCCGGGTCTCGTCCCGCCGCCGCTGCCGCCGCGAGTGACGCGGTGCCGACCGGCGGTTCTGCCGGTCCCGCCCATGGAGGGGCCGGGGGCGGAGGGGCGATTCCCGAGACGTTGCCCGGGCCCGGCGGCCCAGGGGTATCTTCCGCTCCCGGTGGCGGTACATCGTGGCCCGCCGCCGGCGGGGGGCCCTCGGGCGGTTCCGGGGTGCCCGCCGACGCGACGCCGTGGGCCGGGACCGACACCAACGCCGAGACGGGGGACGACCGTTCGGTGCCGCTCCCCGAGACCGTGTACGCGCCGCAGATAAGGGACGTCGGGGACGGGGGCGCCGGTGGCAGGCCGTCGGAGCCCGACGCGACACCCGAGGCCAAGACCAGCCTGATCTCGGGCGGCAGCCAGCTCCCGAGCACGACCGTCGCCCCCGCGCTGGGCGACCCGAACCCGCCCTCCTTCCCGCAGGGCCCGGGGGCTCAGTCCGGTCCTGGTGGACCTGGCGGTCCTGGCGGTCCTGGTGCGCAGGACACTCCGCCGCCGGGGGCGCCGTCTTCGTACGGCTATCCGCAGGGGCCTGGCGCCGGTACGCCGCCTCCGGGTGGGCCCGCCGGTGCGCCTGGTACGCCGCCGCCCGGGGCGCCGTCCTCGTACGGCTATCCGCAGGGGCCCGGCGCCGGCACACCGCCGCCTGGTGCGCCCGGGACGCCGCCTCCGGGTGCTCCCGGTGCGCAGAGTGCTCCCTCGTACGGGTTTCCGCAGGGTGCTCCTCAGCCGCCCGCCGGGCCCAATCCGCCGCAGCCGCCTCCCGGTTCGGGTGCGGGCGGGCGGCCGTTGCCCCCGAACGCCGGTGACATCGCCGACGCCGCCACCAGCAAGGCGCAGGCTCCGCCGCGCGGTGCCCGTGGTGCGGGTGCGGCCGGTACGCCGCCGCCTCCGGGTGCGCCCGGAACGCCCGGCGCGCGGCCGGGCGGTGCGGCTCCCGCGTCCGGTCCCGGTGCGCCGGGGACGCCGGCCGGTGGATACGTACCGACGCAGATGGTCTCGCAGCTCGGCCCCGACGGGCCGGGCGGGCCCGGGACCCCGCAGCCCCCGGGTGCCCCTGGCGCTCCGGGTACCCCGGGCGGTACGCCTCCGGGCGGTGTCCACCACGCGGCGACCATGCTCGCCGACCCGAACCAGCCCGGCGCGCCCAAGCCTCCCGGTGCGCCCGGTACTCCGGGTGCCCCGCAGCCTCCCGGCGCGCCCAACAACCCCGGCGGTACGCCCGCCGGTGGCGTCCACCATGCCGCGACGATGCTCGCCGGTCCGGCGGTGGGCGGCCCTGGCGCGCCCCAGCCTCCGGGTGCTCCGGGTGCTCCGGGAGGGCCAGGGGCTCCGGTAGGTCCTGGCGGGCCAGGTGTCCCCGGTGCCCCCGGCACACCCGGTGCCGTCCACCACGCCGAGACCATGCTGTCCGGTCCCCCGAGCGGCGGCCCGGGTACGGCCCCGCCGCCTCAGGCGCCCCCCGGGATGCCGCCGGGTGCCCCCGGCATGCCTCCGCCCGGTCAGCAGCCCTTCCCCGGCCAGCCCATGCCGGGCCGGCCGATGCCCGGTCAGCAGCCCCCGGCCTACGGCTACCCCCAGCAGGGGCAGCCGACCGTCGGCCCCGGCTACCAGGCGGTCCTGCGCTACCGCGCCCAGGACGGGAGCGAGCAGCAGCTCATCCGGCGTTCCGCGCCGGGCACCCCGCACCCGGAGTGGCAGATCCTGCACGAGCTGCGCGCGATGAACGTGCCGCCGCAGCAGGTGCTGGAGCTCCACACGGAGCTGGAGTCCTGCGAACTGCCGGGTGCGTACTGCGCCCGGATGATCCGGGAGAGCTGGCCACAGGCGAGGATCACCAGCATCGCCTCGTACGGCACGGACCACGCGAGCCGTCAGCAGGGCATGGCTCAACTGCTCGCGCACCAGGGCGAGTTGCACCAGGTCGCGGACGGTCCGGCCAGGCCCGGGCCCGTACGGTCGCCGCTGCCGCCGGTGCAGCCCGCGCCGCCGATCCCGCCGGAGGCGATCGGGCAGGAGCTGGCGGCGGCGTTCGGACCGGGGCTGTTCCGGTTCGACCAGGCGGCCGTGTCCCGGCAGGGTGTGCCGCCGATCGTGGCGCACACGCTGGTCGTGGCTGGACTGCCTCTCGACATGAACCCGTTCTTCTGGGCGCAGGCCCAGCCGGGCCGCCCGGTGCCGACGCTCGCCGAACTGGCGCAGGAGCGTGGCGTCCAGCCGTCCGCGGACGCGGGCTCGTACCTCGTCATGGGCAGCGACTTCGGCAAGGCGATCTGTGTCCAGTACGGGACGGCGCACATCGTGGCCGTGCCCGTGGAGGCGGGTCCCGGCGGCGCTTCCGTACCGCCGCAGTTCGTGAACACAGGGCTGCCCGAGTTCGCGCGCAGCCTCGCGCTGCTGGGCCGTATGTGGCGTCTTCGCTTCGGGCTCAACCAGGAGCAGGCAGGCCGCTGGACCGTCGACTTCCAGGCGCAGTTGGCCGCGCTCGACCCGGCGGCGCTCGGTTCGCCGGAGAGCTGGTGGTCGGTGCTGCTGGAACAGATGTGGGACGGCTTGCTGTGA